The Nicotiana tabacum cultivar K326 chromosome 1, ASM71507v2, whole genome shotgun sequence genome segment AAGAATTTAGCAAGGCCTTGGGAAATATATACTTAGAACCATAGACTGCAACACTAATAAGCACTCTAAAGACAACCAAAGCCTTTATCCCTGATCAAGGAACTTTAGAAATTCAATAATACTCACTAAAAAAAGATTCTTCTTTTACATTCAAATAAAAACAATCTGATCTATAGCTATGCATATAAAACTCACTGAGAATGTATTAAGGTGGACaaagcaagaaaaaaaaaagagcttcTAAATTTTTTGCTATTCCGCTGTCTCATTTCATGTGGCACATTTACTTTTCAAGAGGTCATGAAATCTTCGACACAGTTCTGCAAATAATATGTTTGCAACACGATTCACACATTTCAAAATTCACACTCAGATGATGATGTGAGATTTTCCATACTGAACAAACTTTATACACATTTCAGTGAGAAGTCAAGTGCTTTCTTCCAttagtaataaaatatttaagtCATATTAACTCATTCACTCTCGAGAGCTAGTCAAATTGTACCACATAAAATGGGGTGGCATGCATGGTTAATATAATAGTTATTCTTCCTTGTGAACATCGATAAATTTTCTTATAACTTATTTTTTTGACTCACTGACTATTTAGGTTCACTTATTCTCCAAACTGCTAGTTTAACTCCACTATCACATTGTTACAAAGATCCACTTGCTTACAACAAAAAGTTCCATTcaatcagatttttttttttttggggaaaaGGTCAGGTAAAAGAGTTATTAATAAAGTACCAAGATGTTATTATGGTACAGAAATACATTGAAAAAAAGGAAAGCTTAGTATGGATCTCCATACAACTTCAGTTTAGTGCTTAAATTATAAAAGAAATTCATGGAAGTAAATTATGTAACGCAACAGTGTAAGTTGAGTTATTTGTTGTAGAGTAATACTAataccaaaagtaaaaagaaCGTTCTCCTATACATGGGATGTTGTAAAGTAATaccaaaaataaaagaatgttCTACACTTTAAACATTATTCTGAGGGTGATCACAATCAATTCTACAGATTTTAGGACAAATTGTTTCGAGAGATATATGAACGACCAATCTTTTACTAAAGCTTAAATACAACTAGGAACAGGAAATTGTGTTATAGACATATAGCAGTTACCCTACCAAGCACATAGAGAGACATTTTCTTAAATAGGTAATATATCAGAAGAAATCCAAAGGGAGTATAGACCTATAGACCATCAAGTAGACATAATCAGAGTGCAAGATCAATAACAGATGTCGAAATATAATTTTGCCAAACAGTATAAAATGAAACCCTAAATAATTCAACACAACCCCTTGTTAACTTAAACTTTTCCCAGCAGTAATTTATTTCAATCTCGTTTCGCATCATTGTTAATGCCACATACATGTGTAGTTCACTTTATTGTCACTAGGGTTTACATATAAATCCACATACATTCTACAAGAATATTCTTCTCGTACTATGATGTAGTTGTGAATTTGATCGACTACTCCAACAATATCAGTAGAATTTTGCGGAATTAGTTGCTCTGACTACAACTTCTATGCTTCATGAAACTTTAATCTGAAGGACATTGTGGTAACTCCCAAAGATCTTGCAAAGAGTGTTAGTTTCCTTTTAACTTGGCCTGCCTAAACTTGCTCATGTTGCCGATCCCAAACTCAACTAGTGGAAAGTAGTGGTAAGTTGATACCCAGTGTAAAGCTAGTCAATTTATGATGACTCTCAAACAACATTAGGTTCGTCTGGGACCGCTATAAATAGTGAAGATTCATATAGTTGACCCCAACTAACTTGGGGTTGATGCGTTGGTTGTTGCAGTGTTAGTTTCATTCGTCTTCATCATGGTTTGGCAGATACTAAAAGTAGTATTTAGTTAAAGGGTTGGTTGCATAGTTGGTTTAAGGGATCTTATACAGAATAGAGTTAAGTTTAGAATTAACATCACAAAAGTTTATTATATTTCAAGTAATGCAGAATCTTCCCTAGCTATCTAACTTTTACCATATAGTATGACACTTCCATTTCTGATGTAGTAGCACTAATCTCAAACCACACCCCAGGGAACAAAAGTGGAAATTTTCCACTCTTTTTCCCCTTGTGACTTGAACCTCCAAAATCATGGTTAGAAGTGGAGGACCCCTTCCTCTTACTCTTGTTTCCCATATAGCATGATACTTAAAGGAGTTTGGTATGATTTTACatcttatcttttccttttcctaactATGTTCCCCCTTTGGAAGTATTCCTTTCCTTTCTGCTGTATTATTCCTCAAAAGTTACCTCTCAGAGGCTTGTGGATTTACCACATCACAAGAACTAATAACATGATCGACATGCATTCTAACAGAGATTGCTTAGATATGTTATAAGatgttattgaatttgaaagaaatatGAGAATCTAAGCCAAAACCTGAGGGGTAGAGTTACTTGATACCTTTATTGGAAAACACTTAAAGGAAATATTTCCACTTGCTCTGCAACACTTGATGAAAAGATGTTGAGATTCTTTTTGCTTACAAAACCTATTGATTATACAAGGTCCTTAATGCAGAAAGGACAGTTTCAGCAGTTCATAATGAACTGTTCTCCATATAACTTGTCTTTTGGTGGAAAACATTCTTACTCAAACTGGAAAAACACAAAAAGGGAAGTGGAAAGAAGGGGGGGAAATGCTGTTGAAGGAAGAAAAAAGATGAAGGAAAGAATGAGAAAATGAAGGGAGTAATATGAAGCAGTGACAGAAGAAGGAGAAATTGTGGTATTGCTTCTTCAGTGAGAACCTCTCATTCAGTTGAGCAATTTCTGTAATCAACGTGATTCAAATATCCACCTATTTCAGTGCACAATTGAAGCATGTAAAATAATATTTCCTAAAACAAGTGTTAACATCAGTTTTCGTTCTTTTAATATCAAGTCCTGCTTTGAAAGTGCTTCCTGAAAACTTAAAGTCTTGAAAACAAAACGAAAGAACAAACTGTATTCTTTTTCTTACCAAGCAGCTCTTAGTTGGCAAGAGAAAAACTACAAAAACATCTCTAGAACTCTTATACGTTTAATATCCTATTGCACGTATCAGAGGGTCGAAAAAATCTTCTCCATCAACTCCAATATATTACACTGTAAATCCTTCTAAAACATTATGTTGCACTTGCACTATTACCTAGCTGACTTCTATCTTGTGATCTACTTTATTAGATTCTTCCATTAAAAGGTCCGGAACTTTTTCATTTGCTTAGAACTTCCCTTTGCAACTGCATCAGATTAAACACTTCACATTCAAATGTTCTACTCGtgttatttatcaatttatcaGTTATGCATCAATCGCAATCAAATGATCTATTCTTATTAGATGTCCTATATTTCTCCTTTTAAGAGATAACCATATTGTAGCAACAATATGCCGTCATAATTCCAGGTCACACTTTCAGGACCAGATCATAACTTTTTAAGCAGCAACCAGAAATATAGTTCAGGAGCAGAAATATAGTCGTGGTTCCAAAATGCCATATAATTTGGTCAGCATTAATCTGAGGTATTTGTAGAGCAGACTTACTTCTTCTAAAGCAGCAGCTAAGTCATCCCTTGTTGGAGCATTTTCATCGTCGATGCCAAGCAGCCGCCTCCTCTCAACGTCCCTGGGGTCTTCAATCATTATAGTCAATTTAACCTGTAATAAACCCAAAAGAATAGGTCAATCGAGAAACGAATTGACATTTGAATTACCCGTTGAGCTAGTTAACCAAGACAGTTTATCAATCAATTAATCACTACTCCTCAATCCCAAATTAGTTGGAGCTGACTATGGTAATCTTAAGTATCCATTCCACTCTATGGAGATCCATTTCATTTCAACACTAAATAATTTATCTTTAAGGGCAAGTTAAGATTCTTTAAAACTACAGTTCCCTAAATCTCACACTTACTCCTACGTGGACGCCTGGACCTAATGTAACTAAGCTTCAATCCAAGCTAAGACAATTGTTGTGGTACTAAAAAAAGGAGATCAACATCTTTCATATACCAATACCATTAACTAAAGAGACAATGAAATGTGCAAAAAGCATTTCAAACTTAGTACATGTGGTGAGTTTAAAAAAATAAGTGATCTTTCAAAATAAACTGAGAGCTTAAACAAGTCGAAAATTCGAAGGGCGTGTATGGAGGTCAACGAAAATGTTCACCATGAACAATATAAAATCTTTctttcaaggaaaatatttttcattaatgggAAAATGACTTTCTTCACTTATGGGCTGAAGTCTCAGGCAGCGTGAGGAATGTTCCATAATATGCGCAAGCTGAGATGGAATTCCATTCTAACTGAGGGCTTGCTTCTATTAGACGTGGAGTTGGTCAAGGGACTGTTGTTGGTCAAGTAGTAGAGGGTATCGGCCATAACCCGGTTACTGGTACAAGTAACatgaagaaatgtagtcattctCCTTTTATACATAATATCCCATCCCTAACTCCGTATAACTTACTTCAATCAATACTTTGACATTATTGCTACgttttaaaactcaaaaactactgcCCAAAACGTTATCCTCAAACCTTATCCCACATTTTGCACAAATACCATATGTCACCAACCTTTCtaccaaaccaaacattcaaAAATGATGCAAAAAATTGTTATttgcaaccaaaaaaaaaacattaccATACATGCCAAATGCaccaaaactaaaagaaaaattcataaggGGTTAAGGAAAATAAAGCCACACCTCACCGAAGAGCATATCCCGATTCCTCTTGAGAAGCTCCAAAACCTACAAAAAGATACAATTTTGAACAaccaaaccacatgtataacaagagAATTGGGTAAATTAAGCAAAAAAGTTTATACTCTTTTAATTTGAGAAACGTATTCAAGGGATTGAGGATCTGggtcatcatcatcattatcttcttcttcttctgtgaCAGCATAAGTTGCACTGTCTTCTTCTTTATTCACAAAAAGAGGTCCCAAAGAAGTGCTTCTGCTTAACCGAAACCGATAATTTTGaacattaaagaaagaaaaatggcgTCGTTGATGAGTAAAAGGTAAGACATAAACGGAGGAGGATAAGAATGGTAgtgatgatgaagaggaagagAGCGGTGGGAGTGACAGTTGAAGCATGTTCGAGGCCATTGTAATGGCCACTGGATATTTTACTTGGGATAACAAGCATTGCTTGCTGTTAAAGAGTTTAACGGAAAGGATAATaggacaaaaaagaaaaatctgtGTTGATgtaatgaaacaataaagaaTAATATTGCAAACAATATTATTTCCCTATTGATTTAGGATGAATTATGATGGAATAGAATCACAATCTTAGCCATAAAGtaacaaatcctaaaatttcagtATACATGcataaaattcctttttttttgttgattcGTTACAAATCCTGTAAGaaaaatccagtgggacaaaaccttgtaagggaaaaagagtacaacacgtattaACTCCCGCTAATGAGAACATCGGTTAATGTATTTGAGTctttgcattccaatcttgtgcaccatcttcaaaataTTGTTGGTATAGATTTAATaaacaaatcaaccatattaacttgaacgaatatgttgcaccttgaaatcatcattcttgatagagaTGTATTGACTTCGTGTGATCTTGTTGCAATCATCATTTCAATATCTTCACATAAGGGTAAAGACTCTTGCTCTCGTATTATCATGcctatagttatagcaagatatatatgtgcacaaattgcacttaggGTGTAGTAATTCAGGACCAAGAAATTctccaagaattgtatatgctatCAACATTTTAAATCGTtcatggattgtcatataagtatagtcaaataagctatataaatagactttagatttacatcaagttttcatgtcatgccaGACATATAAGAACATGAAAGTGACCGCACActattgactttatacttttgagtgtttgaactacatgtccaaaactacatgtctttcatatgaaaccaattctatttgaattttctctcttccatttggccaatattttGTGTGGCTGTATTCTACAGAAttaagatcctcatctatacttagcTCTATCATAGTTGTTatcgacgaacattttatatcaGTTTCAACCTccttttttcataaagacataacatagagatctcttatTCTAATAAGAGTATTTGCAGTGaaaatatagttactttcttttgGTCAGCAAATGCATATgacatgctttgcaatatattacATATGAATTATCTTtgaagttcatattatcttattcgaggattTAGATGTACAaataataattcattccacgtaactttttctcaactgtttatccTGTATCttcctcatgttagaaaaactaacttgcttcctcaatTTTGTAAACCCACATTTGTGCGTTATGATGTTAAGTAAActatacaccgcacatcaataataataagatgaaattatttaGTTCCTAACCCTGAACCACAtatgaggggagaatgtaatatgcTTTCGTTTATAACGTATAACAAACTGATacagataactttgttctcataagcaatagttatGGAGGCACTTAATAAATCATTTTGCTAAACCagctgtgatgtaaaccaacttatcaagatgaactgtcttgaatagaaaatatGCTATAGAAAATATGATAATTATGCTcgaattaaattattgagcaggTTACCTCGCAAACATCAGGTGGCAGGTTAATAATAatcacacatgtaaccatcttatagatgcatcttatgtggtatgtatggcaggtgaatgggcccatatcacctttgatatttccagtATTCATGGGTTTCAATCCTAATattagttggtctattaattaaagagaacaaacaacataaaagaattcgtaaagaactttctagttctttaatatttatccatgtgaattctcttttatttttgtataatAGACTTAAATTAATATGGCTAAACTAGTTATGCCAATTGGATAAATTATCACTATTGATACTTCAAGTTTACACCATGatgtgtgcaattatcaataatctccaagtttattatgatataggtttttatatcaataaacttctacaTTATTGTTGCAtacttttatttgtgtagtacaaactagAGAATAa includes the following:
- the LOC107817932 gene encoding ycf3-interacting protein 1, chloroplastic-like isoform X1 is translated as MASNMLQLSLPPLSSSSSSLPFLSSSVYVLPFTHQRRHFSFFNVQNYRFRLSRSTSLGPLFVNKEEDSATYAVTEEEEDNDDDDPDPQSLEYVSQIKRVLELLKRNRDMLFGEVKLTIMIEDPRDVERRRLLGIDDENAPTRDDLAAALEEINEGKVPKDFAALQMLAEEMNSWPNLEVEATKQNKPGRSLYAKATDTGIDPKEAAKRLKIDWDSAAEIDESAESDEPDVPPALGYGALYLVSAFPIIIGISVVLILFYNSLQ
- the LOC107817932 gene encoding ycf3-interacting protein 1, chloroplastic-like isoform X2 is translated as MASNMLQLSLPPLSSSSSSLPFLSSSVYVLPFTHQRRHFSFFNVQNYRFRLSRSTSLGPLFVNKEEDSATYAVTEEEEDNDDDDPDPQSLEYVSQIKRVLELLKRNRDMLFGEVKLTIMIEDPRDVERRRLLGIDDENAPTRDDLAAALEEINEGKVPKDFAALQMLAEEMNSWPNLEVEATKQNKPGRSLYAKATDTGIDPKEAAKRLKIDWDSAAEIDESAESDEPDVPPALGQ